The Bacillales bacterium DNA segment TTTCCCCAACATGAAGGTCAACTTGCTTCGATTCAGTTTCTTTATCTTGTTTTTCACCTTGTGATTTTGGTGCACTGGAGGAATTGTGAGAATTAGTGCTCGTGCCGCATCCTGCCATAATCGCCATGATCAATAATAGTACCCCGTATTTCATTACGAATTTCTTCAATGTACCCATCCTTTCTGAAAGTGATTAATAGGAATAACTAATTCTCTTAGTCAAATGAAACTTATTACCATTAGAACTTCTATTTTCTTCATTAGATAAATCAAGCATTTTAGTGATTCCTGGAATAAACCATGGTTTTACCGATGCAGTTACATTTGCTGAAAGAAAAGTAAATGACTTGGTTAGGTCTGTTCCAGTCCTCAGCTGAATTACAGCCATGATTCTACCTAATCTCGAATTTCCACCTTTATTAATAAATAAAAATAATCTCAAATAGTCACTATAGAACGAATCTACCAATTTATGTTTAGAAATATTAATAAATGTTGCTGGGCCTCCTTTCTTTAACTTTCTCATCTCATTTGCAGTATCTTCTATCGCATACCCCAACGCCGCCGCCAAGATTGCCGCAATATTAAATGGAAACGGTACGGCTGCGGCTTCTCTCATGATGGGCTGCGTGAAAGATTCAATAAAATTGATGGCGAATCGCACTAAGAACAATTCTGCCAAGGCTGCCGCATAGTTGGCTCCTGGTTCATGGATACCATACAAAATGTACTCGACCTCTCGATTGCGAAACAGGAAATCTGATTCTTTCCCGGTTGGTTTACTGCTTGCGAAATAGGTCATGATGTATTCGTCGACATATACTTTGTTTCTTTCAGTTTCCAGGAAGTTTCCCAAGGCACGAAACAATTGATCCATTTTGCTCATGGCATTATCCGCGGTCTGTTCGGCATCTGAGTCATTCTTATGATCTGATTTTTCCGAATTCTTTCCGCCGTAAGCTTCAACGAATTGCTGCAATTGGTCATAAATGCCCTGGTCTTTCGCCAATTCGATGAAATCATTCATCTTTCGTCGAACTTCTTTCATTTGCTCGTCTGGATTCAGTCGGTTCTCTTTTTTGAATGTTTCCAATGCCTTTTGGCCGTCGACATATTTTGTTTTCATGTGATTATATGCACGCGACACCGCGCTTCGGGCGTCCTTGAAGTGGTTTATCGTGTTTTTTCTGTAAGTTCTTGAAGCGGGGACTGATGAGTTTTCGATTTGATCGTTCACCATATTTCTGAAATTGTTTATCACCTTCCATAACCCATGATTCTTTCCGGTCTTTGCCAAAGCCTCCTTCACATATTTTTCATTCTTTGTAAAAAATGAGTCTTCCATTACCATATTATCGACTTGTTCTTCCACTTTGTTTAATTTTTCCGGTGTCTTCATTTTTGCTTTTGATTTCTTGTTCGCCGCCGAATAATATGAATTCTTGCTGTTTCGATGGTTTTTGATCGATTCCTTCACTTGTTCGTTCAGTTTCTCAGCGGATTGCAATTGACCTAGTGCTTGAAATAACTTAGCGCTTGCGGAGCCTGTCTTATTCCTTAATTTCTTCAACAATCTCTTGCTGTTTTCGACATATTCCTGTGCTTTTTCAGCGTCGGTTTTTCCGTCACAGTGGACGTGTGCTGAAGGAATGCAAGCCGTCTCGTAGTAGTCGCCTTCCGGCAAAGCCTCTTGATAATCATCGTAAAACCGTGTAATGTCATTCAAATTGTTGATTTGCGGAAAAACGGCACTGCGGCTCGCACCGGTCACTTCCGATCTTATTTCCTCAAGGGTTTCTTTCGCTCCCTTGAGCAACTGCGCCGTTTTTTTCAATGCCTTTGTCCGCGCTGCGACATCGTCTTGAATCGCGTTCATTGTGTCTGTAAAAGTTGAAGCTTGTTGCATCGCACCGGAGAGCCCCATAAATCTTTGATAAATCAAAGACGTGAAATGGATCGGCGCCCGGTATTTCATGTCTTCTAAAATCTGATGCTTCAAGACCACAGGATCTGACAGCGGACGCGATGTTGTTACTTTCGTTTGACTGGCATCCATCTCCGTATCAACAAATTGGAAAAGTTCACCTTTAGCGTCTACCGTTAAATTTTTCTCAAAGACGTTTTGAAATGTTTTGGTCGCATCTGCATCAGAAGACATCCCGAACAATCCATATTTATGTGCCCCGGCATCAAAATGAGCGAGCGTGGATCGGACTGCTGCCTGAGCCGCTTCTTCTGTTCTCTCCTGTGCCACTAAAATTCTTGCATAATCGATTAAAACGGCATTAAACAGAAACAATAGGACCGTTACAATGATTGCATAGATGGACACGGCACCGTGTTCGTCTATAATAAATGTCCGAAATAATTGCTTGAACCATGGCTTCAGGATCCACGCCTCCTTCCTGTTTATTTCTTTTTAAACTTGCCGATTGCTGATTTGCAGTTGGTGGTTTGACACACGTTCAGCAATTTTTTTACATAGGTAACGGTTAAATCCGTCGTCCGAATGAATTCCACTGGCTCAGAAACATCAGCCTTTGCCGTTGCTTCTATATTTTTGATGCCGAACATTTTTTTTAAACTATCCGGTATTTGCAAAGGACTGGATAACGTTACCGTGATATTGCCTCCTAGGAGATTGTTGTCGAAGTTGATCTTTTCGATCTTAGCTCCACCGGACAACTTCCATCTGTTTACACGATCCATTTTCTTCGCAACAAGTCCTTCTCCCGATCCGGCATCCAGATTCAAACCAAATTTCGATAAAAATTGATTGCTAGTGACACGCCAGTAAAGACCGTCTCCATTCTTAACATCAGTCGTATATTCATTTCTCCCGAAGGAGCCGTCCTCAAGATCGGCCAGACTGTTGTTCCAACTAAAAGCCATCCGATCGGCAATCACTTGCGCCCGTTGATGCAGGACGACTTGTTCATAGACGATGAGGCTGAAAAAGACTAAACTGACAGTCAAGATCAACAAAATCGGGAAAATGAGGGAAGCCTCAAGCGTGAAGCTCCCTGATTCATTTTTCCTTAACTTACCTAACGATTTGGATATTCGCATCGGTCAATCCCTTCCGCGTCATCTTAATCGCCGCCGGTAAATTGCTTGACGCCCTTGTCTCCAAAATCCAACAAGCTGCCAATCCAACCGATGATTTTGTCTCTGAACAGAATGGCAACAAAGACGATGACCGCGATTATCAGCATCATTTCAAGAGTCTGGAGCCCTTCCTCGTCCTTCCAAAATTTCAACCCTGATACCATTAGCGCTTTCATTTTGATCTTCAACTCCTTTTTTCCCATTTCACATGTATTTTGGATCACCTTAACGTTACATCATCTGCATAGCCGGCCATCCAACGATAATTAGAACAGCCAGAAAGATGAGCACTAAGGGGAACACCAATTTTGAAGAAGCTTCTTCGCCTTTCGATTTTGAAATCGCTTTACGTTTTCTCCATAAATCCTGCGACAGTTCACGAAGCGAAAGCACAAGATCTTGTCCTCCTTTTCGGTAATTCAACAAGACCGTTGTTGAAAAAATCGAGACTTCCTGGATTCCGCAGCTTTTGCTGAGATTGTTCATGACAAGCGGAAAAGATTCATTGTTCGTTAATTTATTCACGACTTCCCGCAAATGGTTGTACAACGGATGATTTGAATCTTCCTTAGACCCTACGCATCGAATCAACGCCAATTGGACTGTTTCTCCCGCATTCACAAGCAAAATCATCTTGTTGAGCAGTTCGGGCAATTCCATAACAATGGCGTCATTTCTTTTCTTCTCTTTATCTGACAGACGTTTGATCATGAAGGCGGGCATAAAAGCCGTCATCGCAATCCCGGCGATGAAAAGCAATTGATCGCCGTTTCCGATATACGCCATGAGACAAGTCGCCAAAAAACCAATGAGAACGACGGAAATGAGTTGTGCGACAAACATTTTCGTATAAGGAATCGCCTCTTTATGCCCATGCAGCTTCATGATCTTTTGCTGAATCATTGAAATTCTGCCGTAAAACCGTTCGATAATCTTAAAACGGTCGAGCAAATATAAAGAAACCGGCGCCATGAAATGAAGAGAAAATTCGTCTTTTTGAAAACCGCCGATGAAAGGTTGATAGTCTTTCGACGCTTTCAACCAAATCAGTGCATAAATGATTAGGAGAAAGATTGCGATAAGAGCAAACACCGCCATTGTCTTTACACCTCAATTTTCATGATTTTCTGGCTTAACCAGAAGGAAAATCCTAGAATGCCGAGGCAAGCCGTCATCACAAGAGGACCTGCACCGGGCCATTCGTATAATGGCTTCATGTAGTCGCCGGCGGAGTATTTCATCATTAGAATGACCCCGAGTGGAACGACCGTTAGCACTTTCGACTCAAATCGTTTTTGGGAAATCATGACCGAGATTTCTTGCTGGATGTCGAGCTTTTCCCCGATGATATCCGAGGTTCTTCGTATCACCTCAACGAGGTCACCGCCGGTTCGTTTACACGTGAGGAAAACATCCGAAAAGTTGGCGATATCTTCAACATCTGAGCGTCTTGCGAAATCCTCAACCGCCCTTTCAATAGATTCACTGTTCTCGACCCTCCGGTTGATGATGCCGAATTCCCGCAAAATATACGTGTTTGGATCGGGATACAGCAATTTCAAATCAATGGCCACTTCCCGAAAAGCATTTTCAATGGAGCGGCCTGCTGCGAGTGAAGACGAAAGCGAAGCGATGGCTTCCTTGAACTGCATGGCGAGTTCGGCTTTTCTTTTTTCAAGCAATCGATTTCTTTGCATCCGCGGATATACAAGACCGACGAATGCCATCAAAATTGAAACGATGATATGGCCGTAAAAGAGGTAACCGAGAAAGAAAAAGAATATCCCTGCCAAACATGCGTATTTGTAAAACTCCGTTTTTCTCAAGTGGTATTGGGAATAATCGATAAGGATGCGGTTCGATTCAG contains these protein-coding regions:
- a CDS encoding DUF5702 domain-containing protein, coding for MSIYAIIVTVLLFLFNAVLIDYARILVAQERTEEAAQAAVRSTLAHFDAGAHKYGLFGMSSDADATKTFQNVFEKNLTVDAKGELFQFVDTEMDASQTKVTTSRPLSDPVVLKHQILEDMKYRAPIHFTSLIYQRFMGLSGAMQQASTFTDTMNAIQDDVAARTKALKKTAQLLKGAKETLEEIRSEVTGASRSAVFPQINNLNDITRFYDDYQEALPEGDYYETACIPSAHVHCDGKTDAEKAQEYVENSKRLLKKLRNKTGSASAKLFQALGQLQSAEKLNEQVKESIKNHRNSKNSYYSAANKKSKAKMKTPEKLNKVEEQVDNMVMEDSFFTKNEKYVKEALAKTGKNHGLWKVINNFRNMVNDQIENSSVPASRTYRKNTINHFKDARSAVSRAYNHMKTKYVDGQKALETFKKENRLNPDEQMKEVRRKMNDFIELAKDQGIYDQLQQFVEAYGGKNSEKSDHKNDSDAEQTADNAMSKMDQLFRALGNFLETERNKVYVDEYIMTYFASSKPTGKESDFLFRNREVEYILYGIHEPGANYAAALAELFLVRFAINFIESFTQPIMREAAAVPFPFNIAAILAAALGYAIEDTANEMRKLKKGGPATFINISKHKLVDSFYSDYLRLFLFINKGGNSRLGRIMAVIQLRTGTDLTKSFTFLSANVTASVKPWFIPGITKMLDLSNEENRSSNGNKFHLTKRISYSY
- a CDS encoding TadE/TadG family type IV pilus assembly protein translates to MRISKSLGKLRKNESGSFTLEASLIFPILLILTVSLVFFSLIVYEQVVLHQRAQVIADRMAFSWNNSLADLEDGSFGRNEYTTDVKNGDGLYWRVTSNQFLSKFGLNLDAGSGEGLVAKKMDRVNRWKLSGGAKIEKINFDNNLLGGNITVTLSSPLQIPDSLKKMFGIKNIEATAKADVSEPVEFIRTTDLTVTYVKKLLNVCQTTNCKSAIGKFKKK
- a CDS encoding Flp1 family type IVb pilin; this translates as MKIKMKALMVSGLKFWKDEEGLQTLEMMLIIAVIVFVAILFRDKIIGWIGSLLDFGDKGVKQFTGGD
- a CDS encoding type II secretion system F family protein gives rise to the protein MAVFALIAIFLLIIYALIWLKASKDYQPFIGGFQKDEFSLHFMAPVSLYLLDRFKIIERFYGRISMIQQKIMKLHGHKEAIPYTKMFVAQLISVVLIGFLATCLMAYIGNGDQLLFIAGIAMTAFMPAFMIKRLSDKEKKRNDAIVMELPELLNKMILLVNAGETVQLALIRCVGSKEDSNHPLYNHLREVVNKLTNNESFPLVMNNLSKSCGIQEVSIFSTTVLLNYRKGGQDLVLSLRELSQDLWRKRKAISKSKGEEASSKLVFPLVLIFLAVLIIVGWPAMQMM
- a CDS encoding type II secretion system F family protein encodes the protein MDGIIILILISLIAAYVFTVAHRKKKQIEVPVQREASQISSNQAPSTKIIRKAESNRILIDYSQYHLRKTEFYKYACLAGIFFFFLGYLFYGHIIVSILMAFVGLVYPRMQRNRLLEKRKAELAMQFKEAIASLSSSLAAGRSIENAFREVAIDLKLLYPDPNTYILREFGIINRRVENSESIERAVEDFARRSDVEDIANFSDVFLTCKRTGGDLVEVIRRTSDIIGEKLDIQQEISVMISQKRFESKVLTVVPLGVILMMKYSAGDYMKPLYEWPGAGPLVMTACLGILGFSFWLSQKIMKIEV